A genomic window from Flavobacterium johnsoniae includes:
- a CDS encoding nucleotide sugar dehydrogenase, with the protein MENIKIAVIGLGYVGLPLARLFSTKYLVVGFDINESRVTSLKSGTDTTLEVEDDILQKVLINNNNEDKGLYCTTSLKDIEDCNYYIITVPTPVDKNNKPDLTPLYKSSEAVGKVLKKGDIVIYESTVYPGVTEEECVPVLEQVSGLKFNEDFFAGYSPERINPGDKEHTVEKILKVTSGSTKEIGEKVDSLYKSVIIAGTYLAPTIKVAEAAKVIENSQRDINIAFVNELAKIFNLMGIDTQEVLAAAGTKWNFLPFKPGLVGGHCIGVDPYYLAQRAQEFGYHPEIILAGRRLNDSMGEYVASQVVKLMIKKGISVNGANLLMLGITFKENCPDVRNTKIVDVVKALHEYGIKVAIFDPLADVEEVKKEYKLETVNVLPEIKFDAIVLGVAHTEFLSLDFSQLQNDNSLLYDVKGILNGIADNRL; encoded by the coding sequence TTGGAAAATATAAAGATTGCAGTTATTGGTTTGGGTTATGTTGGGCTTCCTTTGGCTCGCCTGTTCTCTACAAAATATTTAGTTGTAGGTTTTGATATTAACGAATCAAGAGTTACTTCTTTGAAATCAGGAACAGATACTACTTTAGAAGTTGAAGATGATATTTTGCAAAAAGTTCTCATAAATAACAACAATGAAGATAAAGGATTGTATTGTACGACATCTTTAAAAGATATAGAAGATTGTAATTATTACATAATTACAGTCCCTACGCCAGTTGATAAAAATAATAAACCTGATTTAACTCCATTATATAAATCTAGTGAAGCAGTTGGAAAAGTGCTAAAGAAAGGTGATATTGTTATTTATGAATCTACAGTTTACCCAGGTGTAACAGAAGAAGAATGTGTGCCAGTTTTAGAACAAGTTTCGGGTCTCAAATTTAATGAAGATTTTTTCGCAGGATACTCACCAGAACGAATTAATCCTGGAGACAAGGAACATACGGTTGAAAAAATTCTTAAAGTTACTTCGGGATCTACTAAAGAAATAGGAGAAAAGGTAGATTCTTTATATAAGTCAGTTATTATTGCCGGAACATATTTAGCACCAACAATAAAAGTTGCCGAAGCAGCAAAAGTGATTGAAAATTCTCAACGTGATATTAATATTGCTTTTGTTAACGAGCTTGCTAAAATTTTCAATTTAATGGGGATCGATACTCAAGAAGTATTAGCAGCAGCTGGAACAAAATGGAATTTCTTACCTTTTAAGCCTGGTTTGGTTGGAGGACATTGCATAGGTGTAGATCCATATTATTTAGCACAACGCGCACAAGAGTTTGGGTATCATCCTGAGATAATTCTAGCAGGTAGACGTTTGAACGACAGTATGGGAGAATATGTAGCTTCTCAAGTAGTGAAATTGATGATAAAAAAAGGAATTTCAGTTAATGGCGCAAATCTCTTAATGTTAGGAATAACTTTTAAAGAAAATTGTCCAGATGTTCGAAATACAAAAATTGTCGATGTTGTTAAAGCATTACATGAGTATGGGATTAAGGTTGCAATATTTGATCCCTTAGCAGATGTTGAAGAGGTTAAAAAAGAATATAAATTGGAAACTGTAAATGTTTTACCAGAAATAAAATTTGATGCGATTGTTTTAGGCGTAGCACATACAGAATTTTTAAGCTTAGATTTTTCACAATTGCAAAATGATAATAGTTTATTATATGACGTAAAAGGAATTTTAAATGGCATAGCTGATAATAGACTTTAA
- a CDS encoding UpxY family transcription antiterminator, with protein sequence MNWYVVYTKPKWEKKVADKLQQLGIKCYCPLVTQVKQWSDRKKKVEVPLFNSYVFVQIADTERSSVFQVAGVIRYLFWLGKPAIVKDEEINIIKTNLESPNISDVSVSTLQVGDKIKLESGAFSNQSAIVQEVSNNYYTLVLETLGCVLKIKYK encoded by the coding sequence ATGAATTGGTACGTAGTTTATACAAAACCGAAATGGGAAAAAAAAGTTGCCGATAAGCTCCAACAATTAGGAATAAAGTGTTATTGTCCTTTAGTTACTCAGGTTAAACAATGGTCAGACAGAAAGAAGAAAGTAGAAGTGCCGCTTTTTAATTCTTATGTTTTTGTTCAAATAGCAGATACAGAAAGAAGTTCGGTTTTTCAAGTTGCGGGAGTAATTCGATATTTATTTTGGCTTGGCAAACCAGCTATTGTAAAAGATGAAGAGATTAACATTATTAAAACAAATCTTGAATCTCCAAATATTAGTGATGTTTCAGTTTCAACTTTACAAGTAGGGGATAAAATCAAATTAGAATCGGGGGCATTTAGTAATCAAAGTGCAATCGTACAAGAAGTATCTAATAATTATTATACTCTTGTGTTAGAAACTTTAGGTTGTGTTTTGAAAATAAAATATAAATAA
- a CDS encoding UDP-glucose 6-dehydrogenase produces the protein MKITKICCIGAGYVGGPTMAVIAQKCPDIQVTVVDLNEQRIADWNDPNPENIPIYEPGLSEIVSQARGRNLFFSTDVDKAIDEAQMIFISVNTPTKTYGKGKGMAADLKYIELCARQIARVAKQNKIVVEKSTLPVRTAEAIKSILDNTGNGVQFQILSNPEFLAEGTAVTDLLNPDRILIGGDTTPEGEEAINALVDVYSNWVSKDRILTTNVWSSELSKLTANAFLAQRISSINAMSELCEKTGANVSEVAKAIGMDSRIGAKFLKASVGFGGSCFQKDILNLVYIAKSYGLNEVADYWEQVIIMNDHQKRRFSNKIVQTLYNTVADKKIAFLGWAFKKDTNDTRESAAIYVADDLINEQAKISVYDPKVARNKMISDLDYLETRTSQENSSYLEVLSTAYEACKDAHAVAVLTEWDEFTTYDWKKIYDSMHKPAFVFDGRNILDAKQLEAIGFIYHGIGS, from the coding sequence GCCTACAATGGCAGTTATTGCTCAAAAATGTCCAGATATTCAAGTTACAGTTGTTGATTTAAATGAACAAAGAATTGCAGATTGGAATGATCCAAATCCAGAAAATATTCCAATTTACGAGCCAGGTCTTTCAGAAATAGTTTCGCAAGCGAGAGGACGCAATTTGTTTTTCTCAACAGATGTTGACAAAGCAATAGATGAAGCGCAAATGATATTTATTTCGGTAAATACGCCAACGAAGACTTATGGAAAAGGAAAAGGAATGGCAGCCGATTTAAAGTATATTGAATTATGCGCAAGACAAATTGCACGAGTTGCAAAACAAAATAAAATTGTAGTAGAAAAATCGACTTTGCCAGTTCGAACAGCAGAAGCGATTAAAAGTATATTAGATAATACTGGAAATGGAGTTCAATTTCAGATTTTATCAAACCCCGAATTTTTGGCAGAAGGTACAGCTGTAACAGATTTGTTAAACCCAGATAGAATTTTGATTGGTGGCGATACAACTCCAGAAGGTGAAGAAGCTATAAATGCATTGGTTGATGTTTATTCAAATTGGGTAAGCAAAGATCGAATTTTAACAACAAATGTTTGGTCTTCAGAATTGTCAAAACTTACCGCAAATGCTTTTCTGGCACAACGTATTTCGTCAATAAATGCAATGTCAGAATTGTGTGAAAAAACGGGAGCAAATGTTTCTGAAGTCGCAAAAGCAATTGGAATGGACAGCAGAATTGGAGCTAAATTTCTAAAAGCATCAGTTGGTTTTGGTGGATCTTGCTTTCAAAAAGATATTTTGAATTTAGTTTACATCGCAAAATCATACGGATTAAATGAAGTAGCTGATTATTGGGAACAAGTTATTATTATGAATGATCATCAGAAAAGAAGATTTTCTAATAAAATTGTTCAAACATTATATAATACTGTCGCAGATAAAAAAATTGCATTTCTTGGTTGGGCTTTCAAAAAAGACACCAATGATACAAGAGAATCTGCTGCTATTTATGTTGCAGACGATTTAATAAACGAACAAGCTAAGATTTCAGTTTACGATCCAAAAGTGGCAAGAAATAAAATGATTAGTGATTTGGATTATTTGGAAACAAGAACAAGTCAAGAAAATTCATCTTATTTAGAAGTATTGAGTACTGCTTATGAGGCTTGTAAAGATGCACATGCTGTTGCAGTTCTAACAGAATGGGATGAATTTACGACTTACGATTGGAAGAAAATTTACGATTCAATGCACAAGCCGGCTTTTGTTTTTGATGGAAGAAATATTCTGGATGCAAAGCAATTAGAAGCAATTGGTTTTATTTACCACGGAATAGGTTCTTAA